A window from Deltaproteobacteria bacterium encodes these proteins:
- a CDS encoding serine/threonine protein kinase, translated as MPGAGRYTVVRKLADGGMAELYLGMQHGAAGFARPVVIKAIRAAVSADPSFRNQLVDEAHIVMSLTHSNIVQVLDLGSAGGRDFLILELVDGWDLDRVLREAQAHGVKLPHNLALHIAAEACRALAYAHGKTKSGKSLGIVHRDVSPHNILVSEQGEVKLTDFGIATASEKRERTVTGMIKGKVGFMSPEQADGEPIDGRSDLFSLACVLYLMVTGKRPFDAKTELESLLRTKEARFTTPDEAAEGVDNDLSNLILKAMKRDRDERFASAEEMLERIEKLARTSFEPAGQTELKKWLSELAQKSGLTPVGKLSLPPMEVSDAQILSVDGNLVLDELSARKAPPPPPPAALKEAPAKPFRGDRVFAVVLLLAGSSLGLALYSPDWLRVSRPQASAEEAQADPQPQSAEEEAQDREAEQEQDELPPAAVQAQLEAHDDAGATVLASTTTSAANDAGADAGAADPVDAGVAEVVDAGESDAGVAAVLDDGPDNPSIVSVRLESDPPGAEVSVEKRSFGSTPVSVRVRPGLTYDMRFELAGYEPADRRVFVSARKDQKVQVKLGRKSP; from the coding sequence ATGCCTGGCGCTGGCCGCTACACCGTGGTGCGCAAGCTCGCCGACGGCGGCATGGCCGAGCTCTACCTGGGCATGCAGCACGGCGCCGCGGGCTTCGCGCGACCGGTGGTCATCAAGGCCATCCGCGCGGCGGTCTCTGCCGACCCCAGCTTCCGCAACCAGCTCGTCGACGAAGCGCACATCGTCATGAGCCTCACGCACAGCAACATCGTGCAGGTGCTCGACCTGGGCAGCGCCGGCGGACGCGACTTCCTCATCCTGGAGCTCGTCGACGGCTGGGACCTGGACCGCGTGCTCCGCGAGGCCCAGGCCCACGGGGTGAAGCTGCCCCACAACCTGGCCCTCCACATCGCCGCCGAGGCCTGCCGCGCGCTCGCCTACGCGCACGGCAAGACGAAGAGCGGCAAGAGCCTGGGCATCGTCCACCGCGACGTGAGCCCGCATAACATTCTGGTTTCAGAGCAAGGCGAGGTGAAGCTCACCGACTTCGGCATCGCCACCGCATCCGAGAAGCGCGAGCGCACCGTCACCGGGATGATCAAGGGCAAGGTGGGCTTCATGTCGCCGGAGCAGGCCGACGGCGAGCCCATCGACGGCCGCAGCGACCTCTTCTCCCTGGCCTGTGTGCTGTACCTGATGGTCACCGGCAAGCGGCCCTTCGACGCGAAGACCGAGCTCGAGTCGCTCTTGCGCACCAAGGAAGCGCGGTTCACCACGCCAGACGAAGCCGCCGAAGGCGTGGACAACGACCTCTCGAACCTGATCCTCAAGGCGATGAAGCGCGACCGCGACGAGCGCTTCGCCAGCGCCGAAGAGATGCTCGAGCGCATCGAGAAGCTCGCGCGGACTTCGTTCGAGCCCGCGGGGCAAACCGAGCTCAAGAAGTGGCTGAGCGAGCTGGCACAGAAGTCCGGGCTGACGCCGGTGGGCAAGCTCTCGTTGCCGCCGATGGAGGTGAGCGACGCGCAGATCCTCAGCGTCGACGGAAACCTGGTGCTCGACGAGCTCTCCGCGCGCAAGGCCCCGCCGCCTCCGCCGCCCGCTGCGCTGAAGGAAGCGCCCGCGAAGCCCTTCCGCGGCGATCGCGTGTTCGCGGTGGTGCTGCTGCTCGCCGGTTCGTCGCTTGGGCTTGCGCTGTACAGCCCGGATTGGCTCCGCGTGTCGCGTCCGCAGGCGTCGGCCGAAGAAGCGCAGGCCGATCCGCAGCCGCAGTCCGCAGAAGAGGAAGCGCAGGACCGCGAGGCCGAGCAGGAGCAGGACGAGCTTCCGCCCGCGGCCGTCCAAGCGCAGCTCGAGGCGCATGACGACGCGGGCGCCACCGTGCTCGCGTCGACGACCACGTCGGCAGCGAACGACGCCGGCGCCGATGCTGGCGCAGCCGATCCCGTCGACGCGGGTGTCGCTGAAGTCGTCGATGCAGGGGAGAGCGATGCCGGTGTCGCCGCTGTGTTGGACGATGGCCCGGACAATCCGTCCATCGTCTCCGTGCGGCTCGAGTCGGATCCGCCCGGCGCCGAGGTGAGTGTGGAGAAGCGCTCGTTTGGCAGCACGCCAGTGAGCGTCCGCGTGCGCCCCGGGCTCACCTACGACATGCGCTTCGAGCTCGCGGGCTACGAGCCCGCGGATCGCCGCGTGTTCGTGAGCGCTCGCAAGGACCAGAAGGTCCAGGTCAAGCTCGGTCGAAAGTCGCCCTGA